A DNA window from Niabella yanshanensis contains the following coding sequences:
- a CDS encoding S8 family serine peptidase has translation MKNRFPDNNIVKTSATGVSAKLGLWIISCLFLLLCMTACKKEKLPETEPPAANFSVSPSSITLSLNDSYSIPLYVLKDKDTLPASEVVWESENEQIVAFYSPGVIEAKWAGQTNVIAQGKDGKELARCVVTVTDSNIYKLRLILKDKDKHATLSVNNPSGFLSGRAIQRRQKQSIAVDENDLPIADEYLQEIAKIGGTIVAKSKWLKTVSVHVNDPTLLQKYKALSFIADAKIVWAKRKNAYQGPAGSWSFPGGNTAAPHITIGSDNNVYGRAFENIRQNKGNALHQLGFKGRNMLIAVIDAGFKDANKNTMLNNLHVVGAKSFIYEQPDPFFMDEHGGSVLSIIGGAKPAQYIGAAPEASYLLLTSEDNTDEYPIEEDYYVNALEYADSAGVDVVNTSLGYKEFPLPGMTNTFEILNGTTAHASRGVSMAFSKGILVVVSAGNDGSFVGSPADSPGALAVGMANAAGSVITASSRGMTVDGRIKPDVIAMGAGAYRINSAANVVTGTGTSYAAPAMTGMAACLWQAFPNLTNQQVRDIIRQSADRYASPTLPYGYGFPDMQKAYTLAQSLN, from the coding sequence TTGAAGAATAGATTCCCAGACAATAATATCGTAAAAACATCTGCTACAGGCGTATCAGCCAAGTTGGGTTTATGGATCATCTCCTGCCTGTTCCTACTGCTGTGTATGACTGCCTGTAAAAAAGAAAAATTACCGGAAACCGAACCGCCTGCTGCAAATTTCTCGGTAAGCCCTTCCAGCATTACGCTTAGTTTAAATGACTCTTATTCAATACCGCTGTATGTACTGAAAGATAAAGACACGCTTCCTGCTTCAGAAGTGGTTTGGGAATCGGAGAACGAACAGATCGTGGCTTTCTATTCGCCAGGTGTTATAGAGGCCAAATGGGCCGGACAAACGAATGTAATAGCCCAGGGAAAAGATGGCAAAGAACTGGCCCGCTGTGTGGTAACGGTCACCGACTCCAATATTTATAAACTGCGCCTGATTTTAAAAGATAAGGACAAGCATGCTACCCTATCAGTAAATAATCCCTCTGGGTTTCTTTCTGGCAGAGCTATACAACGCAGGCAAAAACAATCAATAGCTGTAGATGAAAATGACCTGCCCATTGCAGACGAATACCTGCAGGAGATAGCCAAAATTGGCGGAACTATTGTTGCTAAAAGCAAATGGCTCAAAACCGTGAGCGTACATGTCAATGATCCTACCCTGCTTCAAAAGTATAAAGCGCTTTCTTTTATAGCCGATGCCAAAATAGTATGGGCTAAAAGAAAAAATGCTTACCAGGGTCCTGCCGGCAGCTGGAGTTTTCCCGGAGGTAATACCGCAGCGCCCCATATCACAATAGGTTCAGACAATAATGTTTACGGCCGGGCTTTTGAAAATATCCGGCAAAATAAAGGCAATGCATTACACCAGCTGGGCTTTAAAGGGCGTAATATGCTTATCGCCGTTATTGATGCAGGCTTTAAAGATGCCAATAAAAACACGATGCTGAACAACCTGCACGTTGTGGGAGCTAAGTCCTTTATTTATGAGCAGCCTGATCCGTTTTTCATGGATGAACATGGCGGCAGTGTGCTGTCCATTATCGGCGGGGCTAAACCTGCCCAATATATTGGCGCAGCCCCCGAAGCCAGCTATTTATTGCTCACCTCAGAAGACAATACGGACGAATACCCCATTGAAGAAGATTACTATGTGAATGCCCTGGAATATGCCGACAGCGCCGGAGTAGATGTAGTCAACACTTCGTTAGGCTATAAAGAATTTCCATTGCCTGGCATGACCAACACCTTTGAAATATTGAACGGGACTACCGCCCATGCTTCGCGCGGAGTATCTATGGCTTTTTCAAAAGGTATATTAGTGGTGGTGTCAGCGGGTAATGATGGCAGCTTTGTGGGCAGCCCGGCAGATTCGCCCGGGGCCCTGGCAGTAGGAATGGCCAATGCAGCAGGTAGTGTTATCACGGCCAGTTCCCGTGGTATGACGGTTGACGGCCGGATCAAACCCGATGTCATTGCGATGGGAGCCGGAGCTTACCGCATCAACAGTGCGGCTAACGTAGTTACGGGTACCGGTACCTCCTATGCGGCGCCAGCTATGACAGGTATGGCTGCTTGCCTATGGCAGGCATTTCCTAACCTGACCAACCAGCAGGTAAGAGATATCATCAGGCAGTCGGCAGACCGTTATGCCAGTCCCACATTACCCTATGGCTATGGATTTCCTGACATGCAGAAAGCCTATACGCTTGCCCAAAGCTTAAATTAG
- a CDS encoding TonB-dependent receptor: MAIFFCPNLLAQQTGVVKGTVTNEKGQPAEKVTIGVTQNSNFTTTDNKGAYLLSLPAGKHTVTATMVGYESQDAEITIAEGKTVILNIRLKKSKQEDLETVTVGGVTKKRALETQGFAVTVIETKEASLRNLTTNELLDRAVGVRVRQNGGEGSPIEYNLNGMSGSTIGLFLDGIEISTYGSSFNLNNIPPAMIERIEVYKGVLPAHLSGNYIGGAINVVMKKDASANNITAAVSYGSFNTYRADVSTLYRNPKNGLTGRASGFFSHSDNNYEMWGKFSKYTLPGGRIIRNYRTRRPNDEFETIGGRFELGFTDVKWADQFFVGYNISDSYKEIPHGITMTKPYFGRFNEYQAHVFSLNYTKRNLFVDGLALTVNAVHSMRNTYLQDTVSLRYNWDGTLLVKNSEGPPETYGYEPGRGQQGEAVISDIDRTISNVRSNLAYTIVSGHRVSLNHKFENSNRNDKDLLNPARSRWITQNELTTNIWALNYESELLKGKLRTNIFGKYAVYVTDQTIPLRETEGVLIYENNTTKRDNRGFGGTLSYQPIINGFLIVSAEKSFIMPTDRHIYGEPENNLLPNPDILPEMAINYNLGARYNISRSTKHKWSLYANAFWRNGYDKIIQQTRVDPVIEGRENQIEDIQVTQFVNLSKTQSVGFEAEVNYIFNNRLNTMLNLSKFNSLFKVATDERGNPHSLYDRQVPNEPFFTVNGNLQYRLNNIFQKRSVLNLYYNVGYVAPFSTIWIESEWFTTPAQFPNDLGASYRFPTGKLVVSLDCKNIFNAEVYDNFGVQKPGRAFFIKLNYTINNFNK; encoded by the coding sequence ATGGCAATCTTTTTTTGTCCGAACCTGCTGGCGCAACAAACCGGTGTGGTAAAAGGAACGGTAACCAATGAAAAAGGGCAGCCTGCAGAAAAAGTAACCATTGGTGTAACACAGAATAGCAATTTTACTACCACCGACAACAAAGGTGCTTATCTTTTATCTCTTCCCGCCGGTAAACATACCGTAACTGCTACTATGGTAGGATACGAATCACAGGATGCCGAAATAACTATTGCAGAAGGTAAAACAGTCATTTTAAATATCCGGCTTAAAAAATCGAAGCAGGAAGACCTGGAAACAGTAACAGTAGGAGGTGTTACTAAAAAAAGAGCCTTAGAAACGCAGGGTTTCGCGGTAACAGTGATTGAAACCAAAGAGGCGTCATTGAGAAACCTAACCACTAATGAGCTGCTGGACAGAGCTGTAGGGGTACGTGTCCGGCAAAATGGTGGCGAGGGTTCGCCGATCGAGTACAATTTAAATGGCATGTCGGGAAGTACGATTGGCTTATTTCTCGATGGTATAGAAATATCTACCTATGGCTCTTCCTTCAACCTGAATAATATTCCGCCTGCTATGATTGAGCGGATAGAAGTGTACAAAGGAGTATTACCCGCTCATTTGAGTGGCAATTATATTGGAGGAGCAATTAACGTGGTAATGAAGAAAGATGCCTCAGCAAACAATATTACTGCTGCGGTTTCTTATGGCTCCTTTAATACCTACCGGGCTGATGTGAGCACCTTGTACCGCAATCCCAAAAACGGTTTAACAGGTCGCGCATCGGGATTCTTCAGTCATTCGGATAACAATTACGAAATGTGGGGCAAATTCTCCAAGTATACTTTACCGGGAGGACGTATTATTCGTAATTACCGTACAAGAAGGCCCAATGATGAGTTTGAAACCATTGGCGGACGTTTCGAACTGGGTTTTACGGATGTAAAATGGGCCGACCAGTTCTTTGTAGGCTACAATATTTCAGACTCCTATAAAGAGATCCCGCATGGTATCACTATGACCAAACCTTATTTTGGCCGCTTTAACGAGTACCAGGCGCATGTTTTCAGCTTAAACTATACCAAAAGGAACCTTTTTGTAGACGGGCTTGCATTGACCGTGAATGCTGTACATAGCATGCGAAATACTTATTTGCAGGATACCGTTAGTTTAAGGTATAATTGGGATGGGACTTTACTCGTTAAAAATTCGGAAGGCCCGCCTGAAACCTATGGATACGAACCAGGAAGAGGCCAACAGGGCGAGGCGGTGATAAGCGATATAGATCGAACGATATCCAATGTACGCTCTAACCTGGCTTATACCATCGTTTCAGGTCATCGTGTGTCACTCAATCACAAATTTGAGAACTCCAACCGGAACGATAAAGATTTACTTAACCCGGCAAGAAGCAGGTGGATCACACAGAATGAGCTAACCACTAATATATGGGCGTTGAACTACGAGTCAGAGTTATTGAAAGGAAAACTCAGAACAAATATTTTTGGTAAATACGCTGTTTATGTTACGGATCAAACTATACCGTTGAGAGAAACAGAGGGCGTGCTGATTTATGAAAACAATACAACCAAAAGAGATAACAGGGGTTTTGGCGGTACACTTTCTTATCAGCCTATTATAAACGGTTTTCTAATCGTATCTGCTGAGAAATCCTTTATTATGCCTACTGACCGCCATATTTATGGCGAGCCGGAAAACAACCTGTTGCCTAACCCGGACATCCTGCCCGAAATGGCTATCAACTATAACCTCGGGGCCCGTTATAATATATCTCGATCCACTAAACACAAATGGTCTTTATATGCTAATGCTTTCTGGAGAAACGGGTACGATAAAATTATACAGCAAACCCGCGTAGATCCCGTAATAGAAGGACGCGAAAACCAGATAGAAGATATTCAGGTAACACAGTTTGTCAACTTATCCAAAACTCAATCGGTAGGCTTCGAAGCGGAAGTGAATTACATTTTCAACAACAGGCTCAACACCATGTTGAACTTATCTAAGTTCAACTCGCTGTTTAAGGTAGCGACCGACGAAAGAGGGAATCCTCATTCCCTGTATGACAGACAGGTTCCTAATGAACCATTTTTTACTGTAAACGGTAATCTGCAGTACCGCCTGAACAATATTTTTCAGAAACGCTCTGTACTAAATCTTTATTACAATGTGGGCTATGTAGCGCCTTTTAGTACTATCTGGATAGAATCAGAATGGTTTACCACGCCTGCACAGTTTCCCAATGACCTGGGTGCCAGCTATCGCTTCCCCACCGGAAAGCTGGTGGTGAGCCTGGATTGTAAAAATATTTTCAACGCAGAAGTATATGACAATTTCGGCGTTCAAAAACCAGGAAGAGCTTTCTTCATAAAACTAAATTATACTATCAACAATTTTAATAAATAA
- a CDS encoding AraC family transcriptional regulator, protein MASVQPMLNDEVLKEAVIPYSDLFRMEEHEVVESHNSDLFDAVNCDFYEFLTKDIHFIRVLGNSAQTQSFSFKSYKPYVSLVFCFKSRGVFNNRLTGKTFADVQHNQSSLIFINTQVVDNSWTREADSELYIINIEVDYFKRFLSSDNPMHETFFSSLNENNPVLLNERSIEVTSRMKSLLYDMFLFEHKSYYKTLYLKSKFIELLMLQFQEYEALYKTMPEIYTSDSNLEKMYDVKDIIDADISRSCTLLDLAQQVGTNECYLKKHFKQVFGTTVFGYVHTQRMNRSKELLINEDMKIAEVAKLSGYKHASHFTTAFKKYFGYLPHQIKLLLVTLLHESELMFGLESLSVLPL, encoded by the coding sequence ATGGCAAGCGTACAACCTATGCTGAATGATGAAGTATTGAAGGAGGCGGTTATTCCCTATTCAGACCTGTTCCGGATGGAAGAGCATGAAGTAGTGGAATCGCATAACAGCGACCTTTTCGATGCTGTTAATTGCGATTTCTACGAGTTCCTCACCAAAGACATTCATTTTATACGCGTACTGGGCAATTCGGCACAAACCCAGTCTTTTTCCTTTAAAAGCTATAAACCTTATGTAAGCCTGGTATTTTGCTTTAAAAGCCGGGGCGTTTTTAATAACCGGCTTACGGGTAAAACCTTTGCCGATGTACAACACAACCAAAGCAGCCTGATCTTTATCAATACACAGGTAGTCGATAACTCCTGGACCCGGGAGGCCGACTCGGAACTGTATATCATCAATATCGAGGTAGATTATTTTAAACGGTTCCTGTCGTCAGACAACCCGATGCACGAAACGTTTTTCAGTAGCCTCAATGAAAATAACCCCGTACTGCTCAACGAAAGAAGTATTGAAGTTACTTCCCGCATGAAGTCTTTGTTGTACGATATGTTTTTGTTTGAACATAAGAGCTACTACAAAACCCTTTACCTGAAATCCAAGTTTATTGAGTTGTTGATGCTGCAGTTCCAGGAATATGAAGCGCTCTATAAAACAATGCCTGAAATTTATACCAGCGACAGCAACCTGGAGAAAATGTATGATGTAAAAGATATTATTGATGCCGATATCAGCCGATCCTGTACCTTACTCGACCTGGCGCAGCAGGTAGGTACCAATGAATGCTACCTGAAAAAACATTTTAAGCAGGTATTTGGCACCACCGTTTTTGGGTATGTGCATACCCAGCGCATGAACCGTTCGAAAGAGCTGCTGATCAATGAAGATATGAAGATTGCTGAAGTAGCGAAATTGTCCGGCTACAAACATGCTTCACATTTTACGACTGCCTTCAAAAAATACTTCGGCTACCTGCCTCACCAGATCAAATTGTTACTGGTAACGTTATTGCATGAATCTGAGCTGATGTTTGGTTTGGAAAGCTTATCCGTGCTTCCTCTTTAA
- a CDS encoding serine hydrolase domain-containing protein, with translation MKKCFLPLLILFTQAAQAQIQTYSGKKISAVAFTQQIIAAMDSLKVPGMSVAVINKGKIVFTKGLGWADIEQKKPVTPATFFEAASLSKPAFAFFVLTLAHKGVIDLDKPLFEYLPATHIADERYKKITARMVLAHTTGLPNWSEGAPMQLEAEPGARFSYSGEAYVYLAKVIAHLKGLTLETLDALYQKEVARQAGLKDFHFVMTPAIKNKLATPYQDNKKMSDDRNRHLFDPAGGLYANAGEYAKFLCHLMKQQPVLNEMMKPVIELEKDHIIRKLFGVDAWSMGLAVIPVNNTINYWHGGNNLGYTASFMINPEKKFGYVFFTNADQCNGMKQVLENILWK, from the coding sequence ATGAAAAAATGTTTCCTGCCGCTACTCATCTTATTCACACAGGCAGCACAGGCACAAATACAAACCTATTCAGGGAAAAAAATCAGTGCCGTTGCTTTCACTCAACAAATAATTGCAGCCATGGACTCCCTGAAAGTACCGGGCATGTCGGTAGCAGTGATTAATAAAGGCAAGATCGTTTTTACAAAAGGATTGGGATGGGCAGACATTGAACAGAAGAAACCTGTAACTCCAGCCACTTTCTTCGAAGCCGCTTCCTTATCCAAACCGGCGTTTGCTTTTTTTGTATTAACTCTGGCTCATAAAGGCGTCATCGACCTGGATAAGCCTTTATTCGAATACCTGCCGGCAACCCATATTGCCGACGAACGATATAAAAAGATCACTGCCCGCATGGTGTTGGCCCACACTACAGGCCTGCCCAACTGGAGCGAAGGTGCGCCTATGCAATTGGAAGCAGAGCCGGGAGCCCGATTTTCATACTCGGGAGAAGCCTATGTGTACCTGGCCAAAGTGATTGCTCATTTAAAAGGCCTGACTTTAGAAACACTGGACGCCTTGTATCAGAAAGAAGTGGCGCGGCAGGCAGGGTTGAAGGATTTTCATTTCGTGATGACACCTGCTATCAAAAACAAGCTGGCTACTCCTTACCAGGACAATAAAAAAATGTCTGATGACCGCAATCGCCACCTGTTTGACCCGGCCGGAGGCTTATATGCCAATGCCGGCGAATACGCAAAGTTTTTATGCCACCTGATGAAGCAACAGCCTGTTTTAAACGAAATGATGAAACCGGTAATTGAATTGGAAAAAGATCATATCATTCGCAAGCTTTTTGGCGTTGATGCATGGTCTATGGGACTGGCTGTTATTCCGGTTAACAACACCATAAACTACTGGCATGGCGGCAACAACCTGGGCTATACCGCCTCTTTCATGATCAATCCGGAGAAAAAATTTGGCTATGTATTCTTTACCAATGCAGATCAATGCAACGGCATGAAGCAGGTTTTGGAAAATATCTTATGGAAGTAA
- a CDS encoding alpha/beta fold hydrolase — MTTNDTLTMKSGHANVNGINMYYEIYGEGRPLVLIHGGGSTIQTSFGRIIPLLAFNQQVIAVELQAHGRTSDRNSELSFEQDADDVAALCKNLGITKADIFGFSNGANTALQIAVRHPQLCNKIIAGSPLLKKNGTFPQFWEFMKQGTFDQMPQAYKDAFLAVTPDSAKLMTMYRKCANRMIYFKEFSDVEIQSIQAPVLLVNGDQDVATSEHVVAISKMIPGSRLAIIPGGHGAYMGEITTLKPDYKSNDFIVPLVERFLED; from the coding sequence ATGACGACTAACGATACCCTTACGATGAAATCGGGTCATGCCAATGTAAACGGCATTAATATGTATTATGAAATATATGGCGAGGGCAGGCCATTGGTATTAATTCATGGTGGGGGCTCAACCATTCAAACCAGCTTTGGCAGGATCATTCCTTTGCTGGCATTTAACCAGCAGGTTATTGCGGTGGAACTACAGGCGCACGGGCGCACCAGCGATCGCAACAGTGAGCTGTCTTTTGAGCAGGATGCCGATGATGTGGCTGCGTTGTGCAAAAATTTAGGTATCACCAAAGCCGATATTTTCGGTTTCAGCAATGGCGCCAATACCGCCTTACAAATAGCAGTCAGGCATCCACAGCTTTGTAATAAAATCATTGCAGGCTCTCCTTTGCTCAAGAAAAACGGAACCTTTCCGCAGTTTTGGGAATTTATGAAACAAGGCACGTTTGATCAAATGCCCCAGGCATATAAAGATGCGTTTTTAGCCGTTACACCCGATAGTGCCAAACTGATGACGATGTACCGGAAATGCGCGAACCGTATGATCTATTTTAAAGAATTCAGCGATGTTGAAATACAATCTATACAGGCTCCGGTTTTACTGGTAAATGGCGACCAGGATGTAGCCACATCAGAACACGTAGTAGCCATTTCGAAAATGATACCTGGTAGCCGGCTGGCCATTATACCCGGCGGACATGGCGCTTATATGGGAGAAATTACCACTTTGAAACCCGATTACAAAAGCAACGATTTTATAGTGCCGCTGGTGGAGCGGTTTTTGGAGGATTAG
- a CDS encoding SRPBCC family protein, giving the protein MSDNNVTLHRVLKASPEKVFRAFTNSLAIASWLPPYGFLCTVHEMNPETGGSFRMSFTNFTTGNGHSFGGKYLEIKPNEFLQYTDQFDDPNLPGEMVTSVWLTKTVAGTDIRITQENIPEVIPAAMCYLGWQESLEKLAKLVEPEIPDA; this is encoded by the coding sequence ATGTCTGACAACAACGTAACACTACACAGGGTTTTGAAAGCCTCGCCCGAAAAGGTATTCCGTGCCTTTACCAATAGCCTGGCTATCGCCAGCTGGCTGCCTCCCTACGGGTTTCTTTGCACCGTTCATGAAATGAATCCTGAAACCGGCGGATCCTTTCGCATGTCATTTACCAATTTTACAACAGGCAACGGCCACTCTTTTGGCGGAAAATACCTGGAGATAAAACCCAACGAATTTTTACAATATACCGATCAGTTTGACGATCCCAACCTGCCGGGCGAAATGGTTACTTCGGTATGGTTGACAAAAACCGTTGCCGGAACCGATATCAGGATCACCCAGGAAAATATTCCGGAAGTAATTCCCGCCGCTATGTGCTACCTCGGCTGGCAGGAGTCGCTCGAAAAGCTGGCGAAACTGGTAGAGCCTGAGATACCTGATGCCTAA
- a CDS encoding aldo/keto reductase: MNYRPVGKSGLSVSETGFGCMSLAKAPDAEATAIVHTAVDAGINYFDTADLYDKGANEELIGKLLKPVRSKIVLATKVGNRWKDDGSGWDWNPTKDYILKAVDESLRRLQTDYIDLYQLHGGTMDDPIDETIEAFEQLVQQGKIRHYGISSIRPNVIRAYTEESNIISVMLQYSLLDRRPEETVLDLLKTNGMGVMVRGALAQGLLAGKAPKEYLGHPVSTVQSAAGQVKKQATASGTTPSAWATQYVLNNPAVSSVVTGISTMEQLLEAIAPRPQPDAAWFDELERSVPASQYREHR, from the coding sequence ATGAATTACAGGCCAGTTGGAAAATCAGGATTGAGTGTTTCAGAAACCGGCTTCGGTTGTATGTCTCTGGCAAAAGCTCCGGATGCTGAAGCTACAGCAATTGTACACACCGCTGTGGATGCAGGTATTAATTATTTTGATACGGCGGATTTATATGACAAAGGCGCCAACGAAGAATTGATAGGAAAACTGCTGAAGCCGGTGCGAAGCAAAATTGTGCTGGCCACCAAAGTGGGTAACCGGTGGAAGGATGATGGAAGCGGATGGGATTGGAATCCTACTAAAGATTATATATTGAAAGCAGTGGATGAAAGTCTTCGGCGCCTGCAGACGGATTATATCGATCTGTATCAGCTGCATGGGGGCACTATGGATGATCCGATCGACGAAACCATTGAAGCTTTTGAGCAATTAGTGCAACAGGGAAAAATCCGGCATTACGGCATCAGCAGCATCCGGCCTAATGTGATCAGGGCTTATACAGAAGAATCAAATATTATCTCGGTAATGCTACAGTATAGTCTTTTAGACAGAAGACCGGAAGAAACTGTATTGGATCTCCTGAAGACCAATGGTATGGGTGTTATGGTGAGAGGCGCTTTGGCACAGGGTCTTTTAGCAGGCAAGGCACCGAAAGAGTACCTCGGCCATCCTGTATCTACCGTTCAATCTGCTGCCGGCCAGGTAAAGAAGCAAGCGACAGCATCAGGCACTACACCTTCTGCGTGGGCTACGCAATACGTACTCAACAACCCGGCAGTAAGTAGCGTCGTAACCGGCATCAGCACTATGGAGCAGTTACTGGAAGCCATAGCACCCCGCCCCCAACCGGATGCCGCCTGGTTCGACGAGTTAGAAAGATCTGTTCCCGCCAGCCAATACCGGGAGCACCGGTAG
- a CDS encoding MarR family winged helix-turn-helix transcriptional regulator, translating into MTIEEEIKQSKFVSSYQKLAFNIIHSSRWLENFLKKRFSEHDLTMQQYNILRILRGSQPNPLSTLQIRERMIDKMSDTSRIVDRLILKKLVTKKISKTDSRLVEVRITEKGLELLTQLDDTDDKLASYLSNLTEEEAALVSNLLDKMHSKPGH; encoded by the coding sequence ATGACCATTGAGGAAGAAATTAAACAGAGCAAATTTGTAAGTTCCTACCAGAAGCTGGCGTTCAACATTATTCATAGTAGCCGCTGGCTGGAGAACTTTTTAAAAAAGCGCTTTAGCGAGCATGATCTCACCATGCAGCAATATAATATATTAAGGATACTGCGTGGCAGCCAGCCCAACCCGCTTTCTACTTTGCAGATACGGGAAAGGATGATCGATAAAATGAGCGACACCAGCCGGATCGTAGATCGTTTGATCCTTAAGAAGCTGGTTACCAAAAAAATCAGTAAAACAGACAGCCGCCTCGTAGAAGTACGTATTACCGAAAAAGGACTGGAACTGCTAACCCAACTGGACGATACCGATGATAAACTGGCCTCTTATTTATCTAATCTGACCGAGGAGGAAGCGGCACTCGTGAGTAACCTGTTAGATAAAATGCATTCAAAGCCCGGCCATTAG
- a CDS encoding glycoside hydrolase family 10 protein, producing the protein MQKLKALLLVVLCVAIVESAWTQQYEFRGVWIATVMNIDWPPQKTSVEAQKADFIRQLDMHQRNGMNAVIVQVRPAGDAFYPSPYEPWSQWLTGTQGKAPVPFYDPMAFMIQEAHKRGMEFHAWLNPYRAEFTVGRSSIAPDHIMRKHPDWFLTYGTTKYFNPANVQVQNFVIDVIKDIVRRYDVDAIHMDDYFYPYPVGGKPFPDDYAYQRSGTSLSKNDWRRSNVDSIIKNINIAIKATKPYVKFGISPFSVWRNLSDDTQGSDSKGGLTNYDHLYADILLWMRKGWIDYVTPQLYREINDRLIPYEKMVNWWAAHSFGRHVYIGHGIYRATEANTTAAWRNPNQLPDQIKIARYTKGIEGSVFYSSKIFKSNPLGWNDSLRNNYYRVPAKVPVMPWLPRRPAWQ; encoded by the coding sequence ATGCAAAAGTTGAAAGCCCTGTTATTGGTTGTTTTATGTGTTGCTATAGTTGAGTCTGCATGGACACAGCAATATGAGTTTCGTGGTGTATGGATCGCTACTGTTATGAATATAGACTGGCCGCCGCAAAAGACCAGTGTGGAAGCTCAGAAAGCAGATTTTATACGGCAGCTGGATATGCATCAGCGTAATGGCATGAATGCCGTGATCGTACAGGTGCGACCTGCAGGCGATGCTTTTTACCCCTCTCCTTACGAGCCCTGGAGCCAGTGGCTAACCGGTACCCAGGGAAAAGCACCGGTTCCTTTTTATGATCCTATGGCCTTTATGATACAGGAAGCGCATAAAAGAGGTATGGAATTTCATGCCTGGCTCAATCCTTACCGCGCAGAATTTACAGTAGGAAGATCATCTATCGCGCCGGATCATATCATGCGCAAGCATCCCGATTGGTTCCTTACTTATGGTACTACCAAATATTTTAATCCGGCCAATGTACAGGTACAGAATTTTGTAATAGATGTAATTAAGGATATTGTAAGACGTTATGATGTAGATGCCATCCACATGGACGATTATTTTTACCCTTACCCCGTTGGAGGTAAACCTTTCCCCGATGATTATGCCTACCAGCGCTCGGGTACCAGCCTGAGTAAAAACGACTGGCGCAGAAGTAATGTAGATTCTATTATTAAAAACATCAATATTGCTATAAAAGCTACCAAGCCCTATGTAAAATTTGGTATCAGTCCTTTTAGCGTCTGGCGCAATTTATCGGATGATACACAGGGAAGCGATAGCAAAGGCGGTTTAACGAACTATGATCACTTATATGCCGATATCCTGTTGTGGATGCGTAAAGGCTGGATCGATTATGTAACGCCGCAATTGTACCGGGAGATCAATGACCGCCTGATCCCGTATGAAAAAATGGTGAATTGGTGGGCAGCGCATAGCTTTGGCCGGCACGTGTATATAGGTCATGGTATTTACAGGGCCACCGAGGCGAATACTACAGCGGCCTGGAGAAACCCTAACCAGTTACCTGACCAGATCAAAATTGCCCGTTACACAAAAGGCATTGAAGGCAGTGTTTTTTACAGCAGCAAGATCTTTAAAAGTAATCCGTTGGGTTGGAACGATTCACTCAGGAATAATTATTACCGGGTTCCGGCTAAAGTGCCGGTGATGCCCTGGCTGCCCAGGCGACCAGCCTGGCAATAA